ATCAGCCACAACTGGGACGAATTGCGCCGCACCATGTGGGACTACGTCGGCATCATGCGCACGACCAAGCGCCTCGAACGCGCCCGCACCCGCATCGCCAACCTCGAACGCGAAATCCAGGACTACTACTGGAACTTCTCGGTCGACCCCGAGCTGCTCGAACTGCGCAACCTCACCACCATCGCGCGCCTCATCGTCGCCTGCGCCCTGCAACGCAAGGAAAGCCGCGGCCTGCACGCCATCGCCGACTACCCCAAACCCCGCAAACGCCCCCTCGACTCCAAGGTCCGGCTCTAGCACCAAAATGTAGCAGCGGCCGTGTCGGCCGCTCCCCCTGCCTCTCGGCCCCCCACCCGCGTTTCACCATTGCGAAATCCGCCCGTCTCGCGGTCTGTGACCGCGCATGACCTTTCCGCTCCACCTCCTGCTGCCGCTGGCCAGTAGCTTCGGCTACGTCGCCGGCGTGTTGCTGCTCAAACGCAGCGCGGCGTTCGGCGTGGGGCTGTGGCGCACCACCTTCGTCGCCAATGTCATGCATGCGGTGTGCATCGCACCGTTTTGGGCCCTCGGTCCCGGCCCGGGCACCGGCGCTTGGTGGCAACCGCTCGTCACCGCCCTGCTGTTTTTCGCCGGGCAGATCTTTACCTTCCTCGCCATCGAACGCGGCGACGTCTCCATCGCAACACCCGTCCTCGGCGCCAAGATCATCCTCGTCGCCTTCCTGAGCGCCGTGTTTTTGCCCGACCCTATTCCACTGAAATGGTGGATCGCCGCCGTGCTCAGCGTCGCTGCCATCGCGTTGCTCAACCGCCGTCCGCGCCACACCGACGCGCCCACCGCTCGCGCCACCAACATCGGAGGCACCGTCGCGGCCGCCTTGGGCGCCGCGCTCACCTTCGCGGCCAGCGACATCACCGTGCAGGCTTGGGCCCCGCTTTGGGGCGTGGGCCGCTATCTGCCGATCATGTTCGGCCTGCTGGCGCTGTTGTCCTTTGCCCTTTTCCCGGTTTTCAGCGCGCCGCTGCGCAGCATCGCCCGCCCCGCCCGACCGTGGCTGCTCGGCGGCGCCACCTTGCTCGGCGTGCAGGCGGCCGGCATGGGCATCGCCATCGGCGCCTTCGGTGACGCCACCGCCGTGAACATCGTCTATAGCTCCCGCGGACTCTGGGCCGTGCTCGCGGTCTGGTGGATCGGTCACTGGTTCAAAAACGAAGAACAACACCTCGGCCCCGCCACCCTGCGCCTCCGCCTCTGGGGCGCCGCCCTCATGCTCGCCGCCATCGGTCTCGTGTTGGTGTAGGCTCGGCCGTTCGGACCCCCTCGAGCATGCCGCAATTTCATGGCGACTGCGGAGTTGAAGGCTTGCCAATCCCGATCGGCATCCCGCAACTACCGCCCAACGCGTCGCCCTAATGACTCTACGGAGCGCGGACACTTTTTCCGTGAAGAGTCATGCTACCACGCCTGCATAGCCTTACCCTGCTGCGCCTATTTGCCGCCAGCTGGGTTGTGGTTTTTCATTTTCATCACAAGTTTCCGCCGGCTCCCGGCGGAGTTTGGGAGCGCTTTTGTGGCAACGGTCACTTCGCCATGCCGTTATTTTTCGTCCTATCGGGATTGGTGCTCGCTTACTGCTATCCCCGGATTCCGGACGCATCCGCAATTCAGCGCTTCTACTGGGCGCGCTTCGCCCGAGTTTTTCCAGCCTATGCGGTGATGCACCTGCTGGCGTTGCTCCTGATGGTCGAACTCTGGCACAGCGATCCGGTCAGGTGGATCTACAGCAACGTGCTCTCCGCCCTCGGGCTGCAGGCGTGGTTTCACTACACCTTTCCCATCGGCCTCAACGGGGCCACTTGGTCCGTTTCCGTCGAGGCCTTTTTCTACCTCCTCTTTCCCGCCTTGTTGCCCGTTTGTCAGTATTTCGAACAACGCTGGGGGCCACTCCGCCCGCTGGTTTTATGCATCTTGTTCAGCACATTTATCGGCTTCTCCGACATCGCTTTCGAGACCGGTTATGATTCGGGTTACTACATCCTCCCCATCCTGCGGCTACCCGATTTCATCTTGGGCGTGTTTCTTGGTGTCCAATTGCGCCGGGAATCGAAGCTGGGCCCACGTGCCTGGCTGGGGCTCATCACCGCACTGGTCTTGTTTTCGGTTGTAACCACTCTGCCAAATTCGTGGCTGGGCAGCACCCAAATGAACTTCCGCGCCCGGGGCTTGGTCTCTCTCGCTGTCTGTGGCCTACTGTTCTTTTGCGCCCGCGTTGAACAATACCACCGCCCCGCGTGGCAGTCCTTGCCGCTGCGCATCCTCATCTACCTCGGCGAGGCTTCCTACGCACTGTTCCTCGTGCACGTCCTGCTCGTGCGCATAATGGAATTCCCCGTCTTTCGCCCCACTGTAATGGTCCTCAAGGTCAAGGGGCTTCACTCCGAAGCGTGGATCGTGTTCTGCACGATCAGCCTGGTTGCTGCCATCGCGCTGCATGAACTTGTCGAGAAACCTGCCCGTCGCTGGCTCAAACGCCGCCATACCCGATCCGCTCCGGCCTCCCCCGCACTACCACCCGTTGAAGCGTTCACCGTCCGCTCGTAGTCACCGCCCCCCATTCCCCCGCCGGCAACGGGGCGGCTGCAGCGGCCAAACGGCTCACGTCATTGACACCCCCATTGTATATACATCCTGTCTATACACCATGACCAAGACGGCCAAGCTCTTCACCAACGGTGGCTCCCAAGCCATTCGCCTGCCCAAGGAGTTTCGCTTCCCCGGCAAGGAGGTCCGCATCCGCAAAACCAAGAACGGCATCTCGATCACCCCCATCGACGACGAAAAGGAAAAGCGCCGCCAAGCCTTCATCGCCCTCGCCGGCTCCTGCCCGGATTTCCCCGACATCCCGCCGCATACCGCTCCTGATCTTCCGCGCGACCTCGACTGGTAGACCATGATCTACCTGCCGGATACCAACGCCCTTTCCAAATACTTCCAAGGGCGCGACCCGTCCCTTCGCCATCAAATGGGTGCGGCATTCGAAGATCTGAGATTATCTTCCATTGTCTTGGCCGAACTCGAATACGGAGCGTCGAAAAGTGGAGTGGCCCGTCACCGCCAGAACGTCGACCAACTGGTGGCGCAACTCCCCCTCCTCGTGTTCAATGCCGAGGATGCCGCGATATATGGCCGCCTACGGGCTCACCTCGAAAAACGCGGCCAGATCATCGGTCCTATCGACACCCTCATCGCCGCCCAAGCCTTGCGCCTCGGGGCCACTGTCGTCACCCACAACCTCGCCGAATTTAAACGCGTCCCCAAACTCAAGGTCGTCGATTGGCAGGCAGCCTAATGATTCCTACCTTCTCCGAGTTTCAGTGCGTAGGCGGTAGCCGAAGCCCTTCGTGTCCATTCGTGGTTAAAAACCAAACCAGTTCCTCTCGTCCATGAGCGCCGAACAACTTACCGGCGTCCTCGAGCGCATCATTTTTTCCAACGAGGAAAACCACTACACCATCGCCGAGTTCCGCGCCGGCGACGGCAGCGAGAAGGTCACCATCGTCGGCACGCTCCCCGGCGTGCAATGCGGCGAAACCCTTCACCTCGACGGCGAATGGACCCGCCACAGCCAGCACGGCCTGCAGTTCAAAATCGCCGGCTTCCGCTCCACCCTGCCGTCCACCGTGTATGGGATCCGCAAATACCTCGGCAGCGGCCTCGTTCCTGGCATCGGCAAGGTCTACGCCAACAAGATCGTCGACGCCTTCGGCACTGACACCTTCCGCGTCCTTTCCGAAGAAAGCGCCCGCCTGCGCACCGTGCCGGGCATCGGCAAAAAGCGCGCCATCAACATCAAGGCCGCTTGGGACGACCAACGCGCCTTCCGCGAGCTCTACATCTTTCTCCAAACCTACGGTGTCACCACCAGCCAGTGCGTGAAACTCAACAAGGCCTACGGCGCCCAGGCCCAGACCGTGCTCACCACCGAGCCCTACCGCGTCGCCCGCGAGATCGACGGCATCGGCTTTAAGACCGCCGACAAAATCGCCATCAACCTAGGCTTCGCCAACGACGCCCCGCCCCGCCTCGACGCCGGTCTCATCTTCGCCCTCGAAACCCTGCAGGAGGAAGGCCACACCGCCCTGCGCGAAGCCGATCTCATCGCCCACGCCGCTGAGATGCTCGACACCTCGAAAGAGCGTCTTGAGGCCCGCGTCGCCGCCCTCATCGATCAACGCGCCCTCGCCCGTCACTGGCCCGCGCAAGAGGCCGATCCCCTGCCCGGTTCCGGCTTCATCCAACTCCCCGTGCTCGACCGCGCCGAGGAACGCATCGCCAAGGTCGTGCAACGCCTCGACGCCGTGCCCTCCGGCCTGCCGCCCATCAAGATCGAAGCCGCCATCACCTGGGCCCAACAAAAAGCCGAAATCCAATTCGCCGCCAAACAGGCCGAAGCCATCCGAACCGCCCTCGCCCACAAGACCAGCATCCTCACCGGCGGACCCGGAACCGGAAAAACCACGATTTTGCGCGCGCTCGTCGACATCCTGCGCGCGAAGAAGGTGCGCCTTCACCTCGCCGCGCCTACCGGTCGCGCCGCGCAACGCCTCGCCGAAACCACCGGCGGTTTCGCGTCCACCATCCACCGGCTGCTCAAATTCGACCCCGCCAAAGGTCACTTCACCACCAACGAGGATCACCCACTCGCGACCGACTTCCTCGTCGTCGACGAGGCCTCCATGCTCGACACCCGCCTCGCCGCCGCGCTCCTCCAAGCCGTGCCCTCCGCCGCGCACTTGCTTCTCGTCGGCGACACCGACCAGCTGCCTTCCGTCGGCGCCGGCAACGTCCTGCAGGATCTCATTGCCACCCAGCGTCTGGCGGTCACCCGCCTCGATGTCATCCATCGCCAGAAGGGGCAGAGTGGCATCGTCACCACCGCCCACGCCATCAACGACGGCGTCCCCACCCTGCCACCGACTATCCCCGAACTCGACGCCCTGCAGGCGTGGAGCGACCTCAATTTCATTCCCGCCGCCGACCAACAGGATTGCGTCAACAAGGTCCTGCGCCTCTGCCGCGAAACCCTGCCGCGCCTGCACCCGTGGATCAAACCCATCCAGGACATTCAGGTCCTCGCGCCCATGCACCGCGGCACCGCCGGTGTTGGAAATCTGAATACATCCCTCCAAGGTGCGCTCAACCCCACCCGCCAAGGGATCAAGTTTGCCGGCGGTGAATTCCGCGCCGGCGACAAGATCATCCAGCTGCGCAACAACTACGACAAAAACCTCTTCAACGGCGACATCGGCACCGTCGTTTCGACCGACGGCATCAACGGCACCCTCACCGCCCGCTTCGACGACAACGAACACACCTTCGAGCGCGGCGAGTTCAACGACCTCGCCCTCGCCTACGCCATCAGCATCCACAAGAGCCAAGGCTCCGAATACCCCATCGTCGTCATCCCGCTGCTCAAAGCCCACTTCATGATGCTGCAGCGCAACCTCCTCTACACCGCCATCACCCGCGGCAAAAAGAAGGTCTACCTCGTCGGCGAACCCGCCGCCTACGGCATGGCCGTGCGCAACCACGAAGCCAAAGTCCGCAGCACCCACCTGAAGCAAAAGATCACGCTCCTGCCCTAAAGCCTGTCAGCCGGGACGCAGCACCAGCATCGTCGTCGCGCCGGCGAAGAATTCGTAATCCACCGGGACCTCACGGGCTTCGACTCCGCTCTCGCCCAACTCTCCTATCAAGTCACCAAGCTGTGGATACGGCTGACCATCCGCCCCGCAGACCGGGTGAATCCGCACTTCGTCACGCGCCACCCGCATCAGCTCCCGGCAGGCCGCGAGATGGAAGGCAAAGTCGAAGAGCGCCGGATAAATGAAGAGCAGGTGGGCGCACAGCACCACATCGAACGCCCCGTCCAGAAACGGCAGCTTCGGCAGCGCCGCGCCAAAGTAACGCCCATGCTCTCGATGGGCCGCAAAATCCCCCAGGAAACGCTTCGCCGCGCGACGCCGATCGGCCTCGGCCTCATCGACCGACGCAAAACTCTTAAAGCGAAACCGCCCACTGTTCTGCCCGGTCCGCATGCGCTCAAACATATGCTCGTAGTCCTGTGCCACCTGCCGCTCAAGATCCGCGGGATTGCGCGCATAGAGCGGATCCACTGCGACCGCCTCGACGCCCCCCCGCCGCGCTTCCGCCGTGAACGAGGACGGCCCCGCCGCCACATCGAGCACCGACCGACCGCGCAACGCGTCGACATCGAGGTCAAAGAACTGGACATATTCAGCCAAGGAACGGCCAAAGAACGCGACCGCCGGCCGCTCAAACACCGGCGTCAACGACCGGCTCTTTTTATCATCAAAACTCATAAAATTACATAATGGCGTCACCTAATGGGTGACAGGTGGCGCCGCGCCTCGCCGGGCGCGGCCAAGGGAAAGGGAGGAAAAGCGGACAACAAAAAGCCCGATTCGCAGTGGTGCGGAATCGGGCTTGGCGGGAAGCGGATCGAGCGCGTCAGCCGCTCGCCGGGAGGTTCAGGGCAACCTCACCATCGCCAAGCCGATGAACGCCACCAACGACGCATTCCCGAGCAGGGCAACGGCGTCGCGATCGAAAGCTGAGTAAGCAGGTGGGAGTTCATAACGGCACCACCCATGGTCGGCATCGACCGGCGAATCAACTCCGATTCCGTCCGACGCAAAACCTACCGCCGGAAAATGCCGCGAATTCGACTGGTTCGTTTGAACGGCGCGGCCGTGCCGCCACTCGTCTTCTTCGGTTCAAAGACGTCTGGCGGCGGTGGCGGCAGGCCCCGACGCACGCGGTCCTTTTCCTGCAGCTGCCGCTCCAACTCGCGCAGACGTTCCTCCCGCTTGCGGATCTGTTGGTCCAGATCCCCCAACGCCATGCGCTCATCACGAAACACGTTTTTCTCCGCCTCAAACACTGCCCGCGCCTTCGCCAAATCCTCCCAGCCCTGCCCCGCCGTCGCGGGCGGGAAAGGCAGCTGTGTGTAACCCGTATCGACGCTCTTGATACTCGGCTTTCCCGGTAAGAGGGATTCACGTTGCCGCAACCGCGCCTCGTAGTCACGGAGGTTGCCCTCCCGGGTCTGTAAATCCTGCAGCGTCTGCTGCCACAAATCACATTCCGCGCGCAACTCCGCTCGCGCTCGCTCCAACCGTTTCGCCTCGTCGGCCATCTTCCGCCGCCGTTGGTCCAACGCCTGCCGCTCGTCCGCGAGCATGCGCGCCCGCTCATCCATCGCTGCCTGCGCCGCCTCCACCAAGTCGCGCTCCCCTTCGAGTTCCAACAACGCCCGCTTGAAACGCTCCCGCATTTCCACCGCTTCCGCATCCGTGTGCAACGAACGCAGCACCGGCTCCATTTCACGCAAGGTGCGTTCCACCTCGCTGAGCTCCACCGCCGGCGTCGTAGCCACCCCTTCCACCCGCTCCGGCGCGACCAACGCCAACACGCGTCGCACCACCGGCTGCACCTCTTCGTTCAACGGCCACACGTCGGTCAATCCCTCGCGAATTCCCTGCACCACCAGCGGCAGTTGTAGCTCCGGCAATAGCATGACGATCGGCGGCTCATCCCCCAGCTCATCCCGCAAACGGCCCGCCCACGCAAAGGCCTGCTCCCCCACCCCTTGATAACCGATCAGGATCAGATCGAAGCTCTCCGCGACCGCCTCTTCGACCGCGGACTCCGCAGCTTCCACCGCCTTCACCTTCATACCCGCCTCCACGAGAAGCACGGCCAATACCCGGCGGAGATGGGCATCGGCATGCATGATAAGAATGTGGGGAGTCGTGGCAGGCATGATGAATAAGTGGGTAAAACTACGCCCCAGCGATACCCAGACACCCCGCCCGCGCCACTCGAAAGCCTCTTTACGCCAACGATTTACCCAGGCTTTACGTTAGCTCGTTTTTTACAAGAAAGGGCGCCCACCGCAGTGAACGCCCTCGAAAACTATCCAGCCGATCGCGCTGCTCAGGAGCGGAAGATCACGTCCTCGCGGTTGAACATCTTCACGCACAACCACAAGGCGATGCCGGCATACACGGCCGACGAGCCGAAGATCAGCGCGATGTAATCCCAGTTCCACGTGCCGGAGAGCATCTCCTTGCACACGAGGCTCAGGTTCATGATCGGGATGAGCGCCGTCTTCGCACTCAACTCGATGCCGGGCAGCATGCCCATCGCCGTCGGGATGATGATCACGATCATCAACGGCGACACGAGACTCTGCGCTTCCTTAAAACTTTTCGCGAAGAGCGAGATGGCGAGTTCCGCCGCGGCAAACAGCACCGCCACCGGCACCACCATGGCAAACACGCCGAGCAGGCCGACCGGATCGATCAACATCGGCATGCCACCGCCGCCCGCCGCAGCGCCCGCACCGCCACCCGCGCCGGCGGCAAACACCATCGGCGCGACGAAAGCACTCACGCCCATCATTATCACCGTCAACGCGACCGTCGTGGCCGACGCCGTGAGCACCATGAAGAACTTGCCCATCACGATGTTGATGCGACCCAGCGGCGAGCAGAGCAGCGTTTCCATCGTGCCGCGTTCCTTTTCACCCGCGGTCAGATCCATCGCCGGATACATCGCGCCGGTGAAGCAGAGGATCACAATCATGTAGGGCACGAAGCCACCGATCGCGTTGCCGCCCACCTTCTCCGGCGGCGCGACGTTTTCCGTCTCCACCTTGAAGGGTTCGACCACACTGGCCGGAAGGTTGCGCGCCTCGAGCGCCGCCTGCACTCGGGCTTCGCGATAGTCGGTCAAAAAGCTGCGCAGCTCATCGCGGCCCATCTTCGACTTCAGCTCTCCCTGGTAGTGGTAGATCTTGACCGTCGGCACCTCGTCGCCTGCCAAGAGAGCGGCATCAAAGCCGGCCGGAATATCGACCGCCGCGCGTATCCGCTTCTCGGTTACGGCAGCCTTGAAGTCTTCGGTCGTCGTCACGACGCGAAACTCCTCGTGAGCCTTGAGCGCCGCGACCAGTTCCGGCGAATCCTCGCCGCCCACGATCATGATGGAGGACTGCTCCTGCTGCGCCTTCTTGATGACTTTCTGCATCACGAAGCCGGCGCCGAAGAACAGCAGCGGGATGACCACGGTGGGCACCACGAGGGTGGAAATGAGGGTGCGTTTGTCGCGCACCGTGTCGCGCAGTTCCTTGAAGTAGACGGTGCTGATGGCTTTCCAGTTCATTGGGTAAGTCTTTCGCTGGTTGGGTTGTGGGGTGGTCCGGCTTCAGCCTTGTTTTTCCGCCTGTTCGAGCGCGGCCTGCAGGGCGGCTTCACCGCCGACAGCTTTCACAAAAATCTCCTCCATGTCGTTCTCGCCAAACTGCTGCTGCAGCTCGGGCAAGGTGCCCTCGGCGACAAGTTTTCCGTCATGGATGATGCCGATCTTGTCGCAGAGTTTTTCGATCTCACTCATCACGTGCGACGAGTAGATCACCGTCTTGCCCCGATCGCGGCACTGGCGCACGAACCGCACGATGGCGCGCGCCGTCATCACATCGAGACCGAGCGTCGGCTCGTCGAAGATCATCACATCCGGATCATGCACCAGCGTGCGGGCGATCGACGTCTTCTGCTTCATGCCGGTGGAGAACTTTTCGCAGCGGCGGTCGAGGAAGTCGTGCATGTCGAGCTCGTCGGCGAGCTGCTTGATGCGGGCCTTGATCGCCTTGGTCTCCATGCCATTGAGCTCACCGAAGTAGGTGATCATCTCCCGCGCAGTGAGACGGCCGTAGAGCGCAGTCGAGGCGGCGAGAAAGCCGACCTTGGCTCGCACCAGCGCCGACTCTTTGACGACGTCGTGCCCGGCCACAATGGCCTGCCCCTCGACGGGTTTGAGCAGGGTGGCGATCATGCGCAGGGTGGTGGTTTTGCCCGCGCCATTGGCCCCCAGTAGGCCATAGATTTTGCCGGGTTCGCAGCTAAAGGACACATCGTCGACGGCGCGCACAACGCCCCGCTTCTTGTCCTTGAAGGTTTTGGTCAGGTGGGTGACTTCGATCATGGCTGGATGGGTAAGGAAGATTGGATAGCCGAAAACGCGCCAGCGGCTCAGTTTTCGCGGCGAGTGCTGAGCATGGTGACGGTGATGCCGCCGCCGATGGCGGCGCCCACGCCCCAGCCCAGTGATGCACTCATCGCCCACATGACACCGAGACCGGTGACGACAGCGGCGAACCAACGGGAGCGGCAAAACAGGGTAAGCGTTTTCATAACAAACAGGGAGGGGAGATGGGTAAGGGTGTAGTGAAGTTTTGATTACAAGCTCATGCGTTCACGGAACGCCTGGGCCTGGCGGCGGCTGAGCTCGACCTTGGCGCCGCCCTTGAGTTCAACCAGCAGGCCGCCGCTGAACCACGGCTCGATCTTTTCGATCCACTGCAGGTTGATCATCTGGCGACGGTTGGCGCGGAAGAAGGTCTTGGTGTCGAGCCGCGTCTCCATCGCATTGAGCGAGCGGAAGAGCTGCGGCTGAGCGTCGTCGAAATGCACGCGGGTGTAGTTGCCTTCGCTCTCGAGCAGGCGAATGCGCTTCACCTCGACGAACCAGCAGTGGTCGCCCTCCCGCACAAACACCTTGTCGTCGGGGCTGAGCACCTCGGGGCGATCCGCGCTCGGCGGCGGATTTGCGCCACTGCGCTCCCTCAGCCGCTCAATGGCCGCTTCGAGACGCACGGGATCGACGGGCTTGAGGAGGTAGTCGAGGGCGTTGAGCTCAAAGGCCTTCACCGCAAACTCGTCGTAGGCGGTGGTAAAAATCACCTGCGGCACCGGCGGCTCGAGCGACTCGAGAAACTCCAGGCCAGTCTCGCCGGGCATCTGCACATCCAGAAACAGCAGATCGGGATTCAGCTCTTTCAGCTTCTCGCGGGCCTGCTCGGCGTTGGCCGCCTCGCCGACAATTTCAATGCCGTCCACCTCGCCCAGCAGGCGACGCAGTTCGCCGCGCGCGAGGCGCTCATCATCAATCAACAACGCTTTCATGCAGATACTGTATCAGGGTTGGATTTGTTGCTCGCGCCGTCGCGACGACGGCGGCGTTCCCGCGGACCGGTGGTCGCTTCCGCCTCCTGCGGCACCACGACCGCGGCCGTGACCTGGTCGGGCGCACTCTGTTCGAGGGAGAGACGGGCGCTGTCGCCGAAGAGCAATTGCAGGCGATCGGACGCGTTGCGCAGGCCCACGCCCGTCGAGCGTTGCTGGGTGCGACCGGTGCCGGCCGAGCGCAGGTTGCCGGGGTTGCGCACCGCGATGTGCAGCTCGCCGTTTTCGATATGGGCGATGATTTCGATCTGCCCGCCGTTGGGTTGCTCGGCGATGCCGTATTTGACCGCGTTCTCCACCAGGGTCTGCAACAGCATCGGCGGCACGTGGCGGCGCAGGGTCTCCGGCGCGACATCGAGTTTGAGGCGCAGGCGCTCCTCGTGGCGGACCTGCTCCAGCGAAAGGTAGTCGTTCACGACCGTCAGCTCCTCCTCGAAGGAGACGGTCTGCTTGCGGCCCGCCTGCAGCGAGTAGCGCAGCATGTTGGCCAACTGCGTCACCGCTTCACGCGCCCGCCGCGGATCCTCGTCGATCAGAGCGCGAACGCTATTGAGCGAGTTGAACATGAAGTGCGGATTCACCTGCGACTTCAGCGCGCGCAGCTCGGCGTCCTTCACCACCGCGGTCAGGCGCAGTCGCTCGATCTCCGAGCGGTTGAAACGCGCATAGACATGATAGATGAAGTAGGCGCTCAACCACGCCGTATACATGATGGTGCCGTTGATGATGCTGATCAGGACCAGCAGGAAGGGGTTGATGCTGTCCGGCCACGGATGCCGCAGCACGCCATACACCCAGCCGAAGCCCACCACGCTCCACACCACCGACATGCCCAGCGCCAGGAACAGGCCCCGGGGCAACATCTTGACCCACGGCAACTCCCGCAGCTGCCAGCGATCGATGTAAATGCGCGCAAAGTGGGAAATCACCAGACCCAGCAGCACCGTGTGCACCAGCGTCATATAGTCGTCGACAGTCAGCGGCTCCTCCCGCGCACTCGACACCATCACGCTGATCACCAACTGCATGGCAAGAAACCCGCCCCAGCACAGCGCTTGGCAAATGACGTAGAGCCGCTCCTTCGCACGCTGGCGCTTGGCATCGGCTTGGGGGTCGGAAATGGGCACGGCGGAGTCGATCACGCCGCCACCCTACAGCAAGAACGCGCTTTCGGGGCAATCTTTGGACAAACGGCGATCCCCCATGACGAACGGCCCGCACGCGCGTCCCCTCCCACCTCTCCGCCCCCCCCCGACTTCAAACTTCCTACTTCCAACTTCATACTTAACCTCCCCCCCATGACTGCACCCCAAGTCGTTGTCGTCGGCAGCTACGTGACCGACCTCTGTTTCAACTGCGCCCACTTCCCCCGCCCGGGCGAGACCCTCGCCGGCACCTCTCGCACCGGCCCCGGTGGCAAGGGTTCCAACCAAGCCGTCGCTGCCGCCCGCGCCGGTGCCCCCACGCTCTACGTCGGCGCCATCGGCAATGACGCCTTCGGTCGCGAAGCCCAGGCCTTTTACGAGGCCGAGGGCATCCCCGCCCACTGGGCCATCAAACCCAAACAACCCACCGGCGCCGCCGCCATCCTCGTCAACGCCGAGGGCCAGAACCAGATCATCGTCGCCCTCGCCGCCAATCTCCACCTGCGCCGTGACGACCTGCCCATCGACGCCATCGACGGCGCCCGCATCGTCATCGCCCAACTCGAGGCCGATCTCCCCGCGACCACCCACGCGCTCAAACTGGGTCGCACCGCCGGCGCCCTCACCGTGCTCAACCCCGCCCCGCTCCGGCCCGACTTCCAGCCGGCCATGCTCAAGCACGTCGATATCCTCATCCCCAACGAGACCGAGTTCGTGGAGCTCATCAACCGCCTCGGCCACCAGCCCGGCCAGAAACCGCTCACCGCCAAAGCCCTGCTCAAACTCGCCCCTGCCAAACTGCACGCCCTCTGCGGCACCCTCGGCGTGCCCGTCGTCATCGTCACCCTCGGCCAACGCGGCTGCTTCATCTCCCGCGCCGACGGTTACCTCGAAATCCCCGCCTTCACCGTCGACGCCGTCGATACCACCGGCGCCGGCGACGCCTTTGTCGGCGGATTCGCCGCCGGTCTGCTCGAGCACGAGGGCGACCTCGCTGCCGCCGCCCGCCACGGTTGCGCCGTCGCCGCCCTCTCTGTCACCAAACCCGGCACCGCCCCCTCCATGCCCACCCGCACCGCC
This portion of the Actomonas aquatica genome encodes:
- a CDS encoding ribokinase, which translates into the protein MTAPQVVVVGSYVTDLCFNCAHFPRPGETLAGTSRTGPGGKGSNQAVAAARAGAPTLYVGAIGNDAFGREAQAFYEAEGIPAHWAIKPKQPTGAAAILVNAEGQNQIIVALAANLHLRRDDLPIDAIDGARIVIAQLEADLPATTHALKLGRTAGALTVLNPAPLRPDFQPAMLKHVDILIPNETEFVELINRLGHQPGQKPLTAKALLKLAPAKLHALCGTLGVPVVIVTLGQRGCFISRADGYLEIPAFTVDAVDTTGAGDAFVGGFAAGLLEHEGDLAAAARHGCAVAALSVTKPGTAPSMPTRTAVSRFLKKHPA
- a CDS encoding ATP-binding cassette domain-containing protein, with amino-acid sequence MIEVTHLTKTFKDKKRGVVRAVDDVSFSCEPGKIYGLLGANGAGKTTTLRMIATLLKPVEGQAIVAGHDVVKESALVRAKVGFLAASTALYGRLTAREMITYFGELNGMETKAIKARIKQLADELDMHDFLDRRCEKFSTGMKQKTSIARTLVHDPDVMIFDEPTLGLDVMTARAIVRFVRQCRDRGKTVIYSSHVMSEIEKLCDKIGIIHDGKLVAEGTLPELQQQFGENDMEEIFVKAVGGEAALQAALEQAEKQG
- a CDS encoding sensor histidine kinase, whose protein sequence is MIDSAVPISDPQADAKRQRAKERLYVICQALCWGGFLAMQLVISVMVSSAREEPLTVDDYMTLVHTVLLGLVISHFARIYIDRWQLRELPWVKMLPRGLFLALGMSVVWSVVGFGWVYGVLRHPWPDSINPFLLVLISIINGTIMYTAWLSAYFIYHVYARFNRSEIERLRLTAVVKDAELRALKSQVNPHFMFNSLNSVRALIDEDPRRAREAVTQLANMLRYSLQAGRKQTVSFEEELTVVNDYLSLEQVRHEERLRLKLDVAPETLRRHVPPMLLQTLVENAVKYGIAEQPNGGQIEIIAHIENGELHIAVRNPGNLRSAGTGRTQQRSTGVGLRNASDRLQLLFGDSARLSLEQSAPDQVTAAVVVPQEAEATTGPRERRRRRDGASNKSNPDTVSA
- a CDS encoding LytR/AlgR family response regulator transcription factor — protein: MKALLIDDERLARGELRRLLGEVDGIEIVGEAANAEQAREKLKELNPDLLFLDVQMPGETGLEFLESLEPPVPQVIFTTAYDEFAVKAFELNALDYLLKPVDPVRLEAAIERLRERSGANPPPSADRPEVLSPDDKVFVREGDHCWFVEVKRIRLLESEGNYTRVHFDDAQPQLFRSLNAMETRLDTKTFFRANRRQMINLQWIEKIEPWFSGGLLVELKGGAKVELSRRQAQAFRERMSL